In the Euphorbia lathyris chromosome 5, ddEupLath1.1, whole genome shotgun sequence genome, one interval contains:
- the LOC136229665 gene encoding LOW QUALITY PROTEIN: molybdenum cofactor sulfurase-like (The sequence of the model RefSeq protein was modified relative to this genomic sequence to represent the inferred CDS: inserted 1 base in 1 codon; substituted 1 base at 1 genomic stop codon), whose amino-acid sequence MDNQDDEIGDCRANKIQQQHYYHLSFSDHVCLDYIGHGLFSYSQFSSSISIPSTSTTPPPNPNSDSNSLFFNISYKSVNLNSQLQYGASESDLENNIWGRIMSFMNVSEDEYTMVFTANQASAFKIVAEAYPFQSHSNVLTVYDYENESVESMIEXLQKKXARIMSAEFVWPGMRIQGRKLQKKLESKRKGKNRRGLFVFPLQSRVTGARYSYSWMRIAEENGWHVLLDATSLGAKDMETLGLSILKHDFLICTFFKFSLHLVICFNV is encoded by the exons ATGGATAACCAGGACGATGAAATAGGTGACTGTCGTGCAA ATAAAATCCAGCAACAACACTACTATCATTTATCCTTCTCCGATCATGTCTGTCTTGATTATATCGGCCATGGCCTCTTCTCATATTCTCAGTTTTCCTCTTCCATTTCAATTCCCTCTACATCAACTACTCCTCCTCCGAATCCCAATTCTGATTCCAATTCGCTGTTCTTCAATATTTCCTACAAGTCAGTGAACTTGAATTCTCAATTGCAATACGGCGCCTCGGAATCCGACCTGGAAAATAACATATGGGGGAGAATTATGAGCTTCATGAATGTTTCTGAAGATGAATATACTATGGTTTTCACTGCGAATCAAGCTTCAGCGTTCAAAATTGTCGCAGAAGCTTATCCGTTTCAGTCTCACAGCAATGTTCTCACAGTTTATGACTACGAAAACGAATCGGTGGAATCGATGATCG AATTGCAAAAGAAATGAGCAAGAATCATGTCAGCTGAATTCGTTTGGCCTGGAATGAGAATCCAGGGAAGAAAACTACAGAAGAAGTTAGAAAGCAAGAGAAAAGGCAAAAATCGCCGAGGATTATTTGTTTTTCCGCTTCAATCAAGAGTTACAGGAGCAAGATATTCATACTCCTGGATGAGAATCGCCGAGGAAAACGGATGGCACGTCTTGCTTGATGCAACTTCATTAGGAGCTAAAGATATGGAAACTCTAGGTCTTTCTATCTTGAAGCATGATTTTCTCATATGCACTTTCTTCAAATTTTCTTTGCATCTAGTGATTTGTTTTAATGTCTGA